From the genome of Zonotrichia leucophrys gambelii isolate GWCS_2022_RI chromosome 24, RI_Zleu_2.0, whole genome shotgun sequence, one region includes:
- the ST3GAL4 gene encoding CMP-N-acetylneuraminate-beta-galactosamide-alpha-2,3-sialyltransferase 4 isoform X3, which produces MLRGTEDGSVDPAELPPGPRGRAVTSHNESSGPCLIPFLLIKMINKSRGKILGVLALFLVMVWYSIYREDRYTQLFYFPVQENNKTTCPLGEVEKKAAQLIGNYTRDHPLFLQLKDYFWVKTPSLYELPYGTKGSEDVLLRLLSITHYSLPESIQSLKCRRCAVVGNGHRLRNSSMGDTINTYDVVIRLNNAPVHGYEQDVGSKTTMRLFYPESAHFDPRTENNPDTLLVLVPFKPMDFQWMEAILNDKKRVRKGFWKQPPLIWDANPEQVRVLNPYYMEVTAAKLLNLPMKQPRKVKQKPTTGLLAITLALHFCDVVHIAGFGYPDSANKKQTIHYYEQITLKSMAASEHNVSHEAVAIKRMLELGLVRNLTYF; this is translated from the exons ATGTTGAG GGGAACAGAGGACGGCAGCGTCGATCCCGCCGAGCTCCCGCCTGGACCGAGAGGACGGGCC gtgaccAGCCACAATGAGAGCTCCGGCCCCTGCCTGATCCCTTTCCTGCTGATAAAAATGATCAACAAGTCTC GAGGGAAGATACTCGGGGTGCTGGCGCTGTTTCTGGTGATGGTTTGGTACTCGATCTACCGGGAAGACAGGTACACACAGCT CTTTTATTTCCCTGTACAAGAAAACAACAAGACAACGTGTCCCCTTGGGGAGGTGGAAAAGAAAGCGGCGCAGCTCATCGGGAA CTACACGAGGGACCACCCACTGTTCTTGCAGCTGAAGGACTATTTCTGGGTGAAGACACCGTCGCTCTACGAGCTGCCCTACGGCACCAAGGGAAGTG AAGACGTCCTGCTGCGCCTGCTGTCCATCACCCACTACTCCCTGCCCGAGAGCATCCAGAG CCTCAAGTGCAGGAGGTGTGCCGTGGTGGGCAACGGCCACCGGCTCCGCAACAGCTCCATGGGGGACACCATCAACACCTACGACGTGGTGATCAG GCTGAACAACGCCCCGGTGCATGGTTATGAGCAGGACGTGGGCTCCAAGACCACCATGCGCCTCTTCTACCCCGAGTCAGCCCACTTCGACCCCCGGACCGAGAACAACCCCGACACGCTGCTGGTGCTCGTGCCCTTCAAGCCCATGGACTTCCAGTGGATGGAGGCCATCCTTAACGACAAGAAGAGG GTTCGCAAAGGGTTTTGGAAACAGCCCCCACTGATCTGGGACGCCAACCCGGAGCAAGTGCGCGTCCTCAATCCCTACTACATGGAAGTAACTGCTGCTAAACTGCTCAACCTCCCCATGAAGCAACCACGGAAGGTCAAACAG aAGCCCACCACGGGGCTGCTGGCCATCACCTTGGCACTGCACTTCTGTGACGTGGTGCACATCGCGGGCTTTGGCTACCCCGATTCGGCCAACAAGAAGCAAACCATCCACTACTACGAGCAGATCACACTCAAGTCCATGGCC gcaTCGGAGCACAACGTGTCACACGAGGCCGTGGCCATCAAGaggatgctggagctgggacTCGTCAGGAACCTCACCTACTTCTGA
- the ST3GAL4 gene encoding CMP-N-acetylneuraminate-beta-galactosamide-alpha-2,3-sialyltransferase 4 isoform X4, with protein sequence MGESKALEVPQVTSHNESSGPCLIPFLLIKMINKSRGKILGVLALFLVMVWYSIYREDRYTQLFYFPVQENNKTTCPLGEVEKKAAQLIGNYTRDHPLFLQLKDYFWVKTPSLYELPYGTKGSEDVLLRLLSITHYSLPESIQSLKCRRCAVVGNGHRLRNSSMGDTINTYDVVIRLNNAPVHGYEQDVGSKTTMRLFYPESAHFDPRTENNPDTLLVLVPFKPMDFQWMEAILNDKKRVRKGFWKQPPLIWDANPEQVRVLNPYYMEVTAAKLLNLPMKQPRKVKQKPTTGLLAITLALHFCDVVHIAGFGYPDSANKKQTIHYYEQITLKSMAASEHNVSHEAVAIKRMLELGLVRNLTYF encoded by the exons ATGGGTGAATCCAAGGCGTTGGAGGTTCCCCAA gtgaccAGCCACAATGAGAGCTCCGGCCCCTGCCTGATCCCTTTCCTGCTGATAAAAATGATCAACAAGTCTC GAGGGAAGATACTCGGGGTGCTGGCGCTGTTTCTGGTGATGGTTTGGTACTCGATCTACCGGGAAGACAGGTACACACAGCT CTTTTATTTCCCTGTACAAGAAAACAACAAGACAACGTGTCCCCTTGGGGAGGTGGAAAAGAAAGCGGCGCAGCTCATCGGGAA CTACACGAGGGACCACCCACTGTTCTTGCAGCTGAAGGACTATTTCTGGGTGAAGACACCGTCGCTCTACGAGCTGCCCTACGGCACCAAGGGAAGTG AAGACGTCCTGCTGCGCCTGCTGTCCATCACCCACTACTCCCTGCCCGAGAGCATCCAGAG CCTCAAGTGCAGGAGGTGTGCCGTGGTGGGCAACGGCCACCGGCTCCGCAACAGCTCCATGGGGGACACCATCAACACCTACGACGTGGTGATCAG GCTGAACAACGCCCCGGTGCATGGTTATGAGCAGGACGTGGGCTCCAAGACCACCATGCGCCTCTTCTACCCCGAGTCAGCCCACTTCGACCCCCGGACCGAGAACAACCCCGACACGCTGCTGGTGCTCGTGCCCTTCAAGCCCATGGACTTCCAGTGGATGGAGGCCATCCTTAACGACAAGAAGAGG GTTCGCAAAGGGTTTTGGAAACAGCCCCCACTGATCTGGGACGCCAACCCGGAGCAAGTGCGCGTCCTCAATCCCTACTACATGGAAGTAACTGCTGCTAAACTGCTCAACCTCCCCATGAAGCAACCACGGAAGGTCAAACAG aAGCCCACCACGGGGCTGCTGGCCATCACCTTGGCACTGCACTTCTGTGACGTGGTGCACATCGCGGGCTTTGGCTACCCCGATTCGGCCAACAAGAAGCAAACCATCCACTACTACGAGCAGATCACACTCAAGTCCATGGCC gcaTCGGAGCACAACGTGTCACACGAGGCCGTGGCCATCAAGaggatgctggagctgggacTCGTCAGGAACCTCACCTACTTCTGA
- the ST3GAL4 gene encoding CMP-N-acetylneuraminate-beta-galactosamide-alpha-2,3-sialyltransferase 4 isoform X2, with protein MINKSRGKILGVLALFLVMVWYSIYREDSFYFPVQENNKTTCPLGEVEKKAAQLIGNYTRDHPLFLQLKDYFWVKTPSLYELPYGTKGSEDVLLRLLSITHYSLPESIQSLKCRRCAVVGNGHRLRNSSMGDTINTYDVVIRLNNAPVHGYEQDVGSKTTMRLFYPESAHFDPRTENNPDTLLVLVPFKPMDFQWMEAILNDKKRVRKGFWKQPPLIWDANPEQVRVLNPYYMEVTAAKLLNLPMKQPRKVKQKPTTGLLAITLALHFCDVVHIAGFGYPDSANKKQTIHYYEQITLKSMAASEHNVSHEAVAIKRMLELGLVRNLTYF; from the exons ATGATCAACAAGTCTC GAGGGAAGATACTCGGGGTGCTGGCGCTGTTTCTGGTGATGGTTTGGTACTCGATCTACCGGGAAGACAG CTTTTATTTCCCTGTACAAGAAAACAACAAGACAACGTGTCCCCTTGGGGAGGTGGAAAAGAAAGCGGCGCAGCTCATCGGGAA CTACACGAGGGACCACCCACTGTTCTTGCAGCTGAAGGACTATTTCTGGGTGAAGACACCGTCGCTCTACGAGCTGCCCTACGGCACCAAGGGAAGTG AAGACGTCCTGCTGCGCCTGCTGTCCATCACCCACTACTCCCTGCCCGAGAGCATCCAGAG CCTCAAGTGCAGGAGGTGTGCCGTGGTGGGCAACGGCCACCGGCTCCGCAACAGCTCCATGGGGGACACCATCAACACCTACGACGTGGTGATCAG GCTGAACAACGCCCCGGTGCATGGTTATGAGCAGGACGTGGGCTCCAAGACCACCATGCGCCTCTTCTACCCCGAGTCAGCCCACTTCGACCCCCGGACCGAGAACAACCCCGACACGCTGCTGGTGCTCGTGCCCTTCAAGCCCATGGACTTCCAGTGGATGGAGGCCATCCTTAACGACAAGAAGAGG GTTCGCAAAGGGTTTTGGAAACAGCCCCCACTGATCTGGGACGCCAACCCGGAGCAAGTGCGCGTCCTCAATCCCTACTACATGGAAGTAACTGCTGCTAAACTGCTCAACCTCCCCATGAAGCAACCACGGAAGGTCAAACAG aAGCCCACCACGGGGCTGCTGGCCATCACCTTGGCACTGCACTTCTGTGACGTGGTGCACATCGCGGGCTTTGGCTACCCCGATTCGGCCAACAAGAAGCAAACCATCCACTACTACGAGCAGATCACACTCAAGTCCATGGCC gcaTCGGAGCACAACGTGTCACACGAGGCCGTGGCCATCAAGaggatgctggagctgggacTCGTCAGGAACCTCACCTACTTCTGA
- the ST3GAL4 gene encoding CMP-N-acetylneuraminate-beta-galactosamide-alpha-2,3-sialyltransferase 4 isoform X1 has translation MINKSRGKILGVLALFLVMVWYSIYREDRYTQLFYFPVQENNKTTCPLGEVEKKAAQLIGNYTRDHPLFLQLKDYFWVKTPSLYELPYGTKGSEDVLLRLLSITHYSLPESIQSLKCRRCAVVGNGHRLRNSSMGDTINTYDVVIRLNNAPVHGYEQDVGSKTTMRLFYPESAHFDPRTENNPDTLLVLVPFKPMDFQWMEAILNDKKRVRKGFWKQPPLIWDANPEQVRVLNPYYMEVTAAKLLNLPMKQPRKVKQKPTTGLLAITLALHFCDVVHIAGFGYPDSANKKQTIHYYEQITLKSMAASEHNVSHEAVAIKRMLELGLVRNLTYF, from the exons ATGATCAACAAGTCTC GAGGGAAGATACTCGGGGTGCTGGCGCTGTTTCTGGTGATGGTTTGGTACTCGATCTACCGGGAAGACAGGTACACACAGCT CTTTTATTTCCCTGTACAAGAAAACAACAAGACAACGTGTCCCCTTGGGGAGGTGGAAAAGAAAGCGGCGCAGCTCATCGGGAA CTACACGAGGGACCACCCACTGTTCTTGCAGCTGAAGGACTATTTCTGGGTGAAGACACCGTCGCTCTACGAGCTGCCCTACGGCACCAAGGGAAGTG AAGACGTCCTGCTGCGCCTGCTGTCCATCACCCACTACTCCCTGCCCGAGAGCATCCAGAG CCTCAAGTGCAGGAGGTGTGCCGTGGTGGGCAACGGCCACCGGCTCCGCAACAGCTCCATGGGGGACACCATCAACACCTACGACGTGGTGATCAG GCTGAACAACGCCCCGGTGCATGGTTATGAGCAGGACGTGGGCTCCAAGACCACCATGCGCCTCTTCTACCCCGAGTCAGCCCACTTCGACCCCCGGACCGAGAACAACCCCGACACGCTGCTGGTGCTCGTGCCCTTCAAGCCCATGGACTTCCAGTGGATGGAGGCCATCCTTAACGACAAGAAGAGG GTTCGCAAAGGGTTTTGGAAACAGCCCCCACTGATCTGGGACGCCAACCCGGAGCAAGTGCGCGTCCTCAATCCCTACTACATGGAAGTAACTGCTGCTAAACTGCTCAACCTCCCCATGAAGCAACCACGGAAGGTCAAACAG aAGCCCACCACGGGGCTGCTGGCCATCACCTTGGCACTGCACTTCTGTGACGTGGTGCACATCGCGGGCTTTGGCTACCCCGATTCGGCCAACAAGAAGCAAACCATCCACTACTACGAGCAGATCACACTCAAGTCCATGGCC gcaTCGGAGCACAACGTGTCACACGAGGCCGTGGCCATCAAGaggatgctggagctgggacTCGTCAGGAACCTCACCTACTTCTGA
- the ST3GAL4 gene encoding CMP-N-acetylneuraminate-beta-galactosamide-alpha-2,3-sialyltransferase 4 isoform X6 has translation MINKSRGKILGVLALFLVMVWYSIYREDRYTQLFYFPVQENNKTTCPLGEVEKKAAQLIGNYTRDHPLFLQLKDYFWVKTPSLYELPYGTKGSEDVLLRLLSITHYSLPESIQSLKCRRCAVVGNGHRLRNSSMGDTINTYDVVIRLNNAPVHGYEQDVGSKTTMRLFYPESAHFDPRTENNPDTLLVLVPFKPMDFQWMEAILNDKKRVRKGFWKQPPLIWDANPEQVRVLNPYYMEVTAAKLLNLPMKQPRKVKQKPTTGLLAITLALHFCDVVHIAGFGYPDSANKKQTIHYYEQITLKSMAVSVCPTVLSLFPPFFPQEGGWQPRRAVPGC, from the exons ATGATCAACAAGTCTC GAGGGAAGATACTCGGGGTGCTGGCGCTGTTTCTGGTGATGGTTTGGTACTCGATCTACCGGGAAGACAGGTACACACAGCT CTTTTATTTCCCTGTACAAGAAAACAACAAGACAACGTGTCCCCTTGGGGAGGTGGAAAAGAAAGCGGCGCAGCTCATCGGGAA CTACACGAGGGACCACCCACTGTTCTTGCAGCTGAAGGACTATTTCTGGGTGAAGACACCGTCGCTCTACGAGCTGCCCTACGGCACCAAGGGAAGTG AAGACGTCCTGCTGCGCCTGCTGTCCATCACCCACTACTCCCTGCCCGAGAGCATCCAGAG CCTCAAGTGCAGGAGGTGTGCCGTGGTGGGCAACGGCCACCGGCTCCGCAACAGCTCCATGGGGGACACCATCAACACCTACGACGTGGTGATCAG GCTGAACAACGCCCCGGTGCATGGTTATGAGCAGGACGTGGGCTCCAAGACCACCATGCGCCTCTTCTACCCCGAGTCAGCCCACTTCGACCCCCGGACCGAGAACAACCCCGACACGCTGCTGGTGCTCGTGCCCTTCAAGCCCATGGACTTCCAGTGGATGGAGGCCATCCTTAACGACAAGAAGAGG GTTCGCAAAGGGTTTTGGAAACAGCCCCCACTGATCTGGGACGCCAACCCGGAGCAAGTGCGCGTCCTCAATCCCTACTACATGGAAGTAACTGCTGCTAAACTGCTCAACCTCCCCATGAAGCAACCACGGAAGGTCAAACAG aAGCCCACCACGGGGCTGCTGGCCATCACCTTGGCACTGCACTTCTGTGACGTGGTGCACATCGCGGGCTTTGGCTACCCCGATTCGGCCAACAAGAAGCAAACCATCCACTACTACGAGCAGATCACACTCAAGTCCATGGCCGTAAGTGTTTGCCCCACAGTTTTGTCCCtgtttcccccatttttcccccaggaGGGGGGATGGCAGCCcaggagagcagtgccaggatgCTGA
- the ST3GAL4 gene encoding CMP-N-acetylneuraminate-beta-galactosamide-alpha-2,3-sialyltransferase 4 isoform X5 — MLWDPTSNLLNPMADIGLSLPLPSGLAGGKILGVLALFLVMVWYSIYREDSFYFPVQENNKTTCPLGEVEKKAAQLIGNYTRDHPLFLQLKDYFWVKTPSLYELPYGTKGSEDVLLRLLSITHYSLPESIQSLKCRRCAVVGNGHRLRNSSMGDTINTYDVVIRLNNAPVHGYEQDVGSKTTMRLFYPESAHFDPRTENNPDTLLVLVPFKPMDFQWMEAILNDKKRVRKGFWKQPPLIWDANPEQVRVLNPYYMEVTAAKLLNLPMKQPRKVKQKPTTGLLAITLALHFCDVVHIAGFGYPDSANKKQTIHYYEQITLKSMAASEHNVSHEAVAIKRMLELGLVRNLTYF; from the exons atgctgtgggacCCCACAAGCAACCTTCTAAACCCCATGGCTGACATTGGTTTatctctccccctcccctctggGCTTGCAGGAGGGAAGATACTCGGGGTGCTGGCGCTGTTTCTGGTGATGGTTTGGTACTCGATCTACCGGGAAGACAG CTTTTATTTCCCTGTACAAGAAAACAACAAGACAACGTGTCCCCTTGGGGAGGTGGAAAAGAAAGCGGCGCAGCTCATCGGGAA CTACACGAGGGACCACCCACTGTTCTTGCAGCTGAAGGACTATTTCTGGGTGAAGACACCGTCGCTCTACGAGCTGCCCTACGGCACCAAGGGAAGTG AAGACGTCCTGCTGCGCCTGCTGTCCATCACCCACTACTCCCTGCCCGAGAGCATCCAGAG CCTCAAGTGCAGGAGGTGTGCCGTGGTGGGCAACGGCCACCGGCTCCGCAACAGCTCCATGGGGGACACCATCAACACCTACGACGTGGTGATCAG GCTGAACAACGCCCCGGTGCATGGTTATGAGCAGGACGTGGGCTCCAAGACCACCATGCGCCTCTTCTACCCCGAGTCAGCCCACTTCGACCCCCGGACCGAGAACAACCCCGACACGCTGCTGGTGCTCGTGCCCTTCAAGCCCATGGACTTCCAGTGGATGGAGGCCATCCTTAACGACAAGAAGAGG GTTCGCAAAGGGTTTTGGAAACAGCCCCCACTGATCTGGGACGCCAACCCGGAGCAAGTGCGCGTCCTCAATCCCTACTACATGGAAGTAACTGCTGCTAAACTGCTCAACCTCCCCATGAAGCAACCACGGAAGGTCAAACAG aAGCCCACCACGGGGCTGCTGGCCATCACCTTGGCACTGCACTTCTGTGACGTGGTGCACATCGCGGGCTTTGGCTACCCCGATTCGGCCAACAAGAAGCAAACCATCCACTACTACGAGCAGATCACACTCAAGTCCATGGCC gcaTCGGAGCACAACGTGTCACACGAGGCCGTGGCCATCAAGaggatgctggagctgggacTCGTCAGGAACCTCACCTACTTCTGA